CGTATCTGAGTGGGGGCACCGCCGAAGCCATGGCGATGAGCGGCCTCGCGCTCACCTGCCTCAAACACTCGCTCCCCGGCGACGCGAGCCGATTCGGCCAGCGCGACATCGACGCTTTCCACGGCGGCGGGCTCGATGTCCGGCGCTGATCTGACGCGCCGCGCGCTGCTCGCGGCGGGCGCGGTCGCCGCATTGGCGCCGCCTATTTTTGCGCAAGAAACGCGCGACGTCCGCGTTTTCAAGGGCATCCGCTACGCGGCGGCGCGGCGTTTCGAGGCGCCCGTCGCGCTGCCTGGCAACCGGACCGCGCTGGGCGACTTTGGCCCCGCCTGCCCGCAGCGCGGCGATCGCTATACACCGCAGTCCGAAGACTGCCTCTTCCTCAACGTCTGGACGCCCGCGGTGGCCGACGGTGCGAAGCGCCCGGTGATGGTCTATTTCCACGGCGGCGCCTATTCGACCGGCAGCGTCACCGACCCGATCAACGATGGCGCGGCGCTCGCGGCGCGCGGCGATGTCGTGGTGGTGACGGTCAACCACCGGCTCAACGCGCTCGGCTATCTCTATCTCGCGCGGCTCGATCCGCGCTTTCCCGACAGCGGCAATGCGGGGCAGCTCGACCTGATCGCCGCGCTCCAATGGGTGCAGCGCAATATCGCAGCCTTCGGCGGCGATCCCGCCAATGTCACTGTGTTCGGCCAGTCGGGCGGCGGCGCGAAGATCGCGACGCTGATGGCGATGCCCGCCGCCAAGGGGCTTTTCCACAAGGCGATCACCATGAGCGGGCAGCAGGTTACCGTTTCGGGCCCGCTCAACGCCACGAAGCGCGCCGAAGCCTTCCTCGCCCAGCTCGGCAAGGGTGTCGATCCCGCGACCGCGCCCATCGGGCAACTGATCGCCGCGCTG
This DNA window, taken from Sphingopyxis alaskensis RB2256, encodes the following:
- a CDS encoding carboxylesterase/lipase family protein codes for the protein MSGADLTRRALLAAGAVAALAPPIFAQETRDVRVFKGIRYAAARRFEAPVALPGNRTALGDFGPACPQRGDRYTPQSEDCLFLNVWTPAVADGAKRPVMVYFHGGAYSTGSVTDPINDGAALAARGDVVVVTVNHRLNALGYLYLARLDPRFPDSGNAGQLDLIAALQWVQRNIAAFGGDPANVTVFGQSGGGAKIATLMAMPAAKGLFHKAITMSGQQVTVSGPLNATKRAEAFLAQLGKGVDPATAPIGQLIAALEAIDPILGGSVYMGPVLDMTHLTRHPFWPDAAPQSLAIPMMLGNTVMETRAFYAPDGKQLAGLNFDNLAARIAPEIKVDAHPEWVVGQFRAHYPKAAPIELFHRIVTAGRSWRGQVEEAEARARAGAPALVYQLDFEDAKHTDDIGFAFGTIPDPSPAQQAMSDRMMDAFVRFARTGDPGWPAYDLATRQTMIFDRLSRVESDPRRWERELFARVPYIQPGS